The Humulus lupulus chromosome 4, drHumLupu1.1, whole genome shotgun sequence genome has a window encoding:
- the LOC133832776 gene encoding uncharacterized protein LOC133832776, with translation MVEHDKGSKGKKANKAKPWSKLGPKGGVSKKLKFQGSKFQGKCFNYNKSGHKSSDCRLLKKKGNEANAVEAMSQEIADLDLCVVVSEINLVDANPKEWWLDTGATCHVCANKSAFSDLTLVENGDKIYMGNSATSEIKGQGTVYLKMTSGKSVKL, from the coding sequence ATGGTGGAGCATGACAAAGGATCCAAGGGGAAGAAGGCTAATAAGGCCAAGCCATGGTCCAAACTAGGACCAAAAGGTGGAGTTTCAAAGAAGCTGAAATTCCAAGGGTCGAAATTCCAAGGGAAGTGCTTTAACTACAACAAGTCGGGACATAAATCATCAGATTGTAGACttctgaaaaagaaaggaaatgaggCTAATGCTGTGGAAGCAATGTCCCAAGAGATCGCTGACCTAGACCTATGTGTTGTGGTCTCTGAAATAAACCTGGTGGATGCTAATCCAAAGGAATGGTGGCTCGATACTGGAGCTACTTGTCATGTCTGTGCAAACAAGTCTGCCTTCTCCGACCTTACTTTGGTGGAAAATGGGGATAAGATCTACATGGGAAACTCGGCAACCTCTGAGATAAAGGGGCAGGGTACTGTGTACTTGAAGATGACGTCTGGAAAGAGTGTCAAGCTATAG